TACTCTCATTCATCCACGCCTCAATGTTTGCTCCGACGTGAAGACGTAGCGGTTCCCGTAAATGATCGACAAGGATACTCAGAATTTGTAAACCGATCAGTCCTATCAACCACGGAACGACTTGTTGCCACCAGTCAGCATCTCCTATAGCGGCGGTGATTGCATTGACTAAGCGTTCCGTCACAAAAAACTGACCGGCAGGCACCACACCGAGCAACAGCGTGAGCAGCAGGACACCCAAAAGTGCCAATGCACCGTTCTGCCAAGTGATTGAAAAAGTTCGGATATAGGCGACGATGCTGTCTTTAACGACGGATCCCCATGATTTCAATGTTTTTTTAACGTTTCCCATTTTTTAATTCTTCCTTGCGGTTCGATCAAGACAGATGACTTCCGGGCTTGTAAGCAGTTTCTACTGATACCAGTGTGCCTGTGCTCTAAAGAATTGGGCGTAGCGTCCATTTCTGGCAAGTAACGTTTCATGTGTGCCGTCTTCAACAATACGTCCGGCATCCAGGACCAAAATACGATCGGCGAGACGGGCGGATCCGATTCGATGTGAAATCAGGAACGTCATTCGACCTGCCGCGAGTTCAACAAACCGTTGGTAGAGTTCGACTTCAGCCTGTGGATCCAACGCGGCAGTTGGTTCATCAAGAACGAGGACTTGCGGATTGCGTGCCAAAGCCCGCGCAAGCGCGACTTTTTGCCATTCTCCGCCGGATAACTCGGCACCTTCGCCATCTTTGCCGAGGGAAGGGTCCAGATATGTATCCAATCCGTTTGGAAGCGTTTGAAAACGATCCTCGATGCCAACGGCATTGATGACACTCCAGAGGGTATCATCGTCAATATGGAGACCTGGCGGACCCGGCACGAGTTCTTCCCGCACCGGTCGGCGGAACCGCGTAAAATCTTGGAAAACGGCGGCACAGTTAAGGGCAATCTGTTCCGGGGCAATTGACTTCACGTTCATATTGTCATAACGGATTGTTCCATCGTCGGGCTGGTATAGTCCGAGCAATAGTTTGATAAGTGTCGATTTTCCCGCGCCGTTAACGCCTACGATACTCACGACTTCCCCAGGACGCACGTGAAAATTTATATCCTGTAGCACATCATCAGTTGCCTCCGGGTATCGGAAACGCAGATTACGAACCTCTAATCCTTGTTGTAAAGGCTGCGGAAACGTCTCTGTTCCCGCTTGTGTGCGCGCCTTTTCTGCGCGTTGTAGGAAGAAATGCAGGTCCCGAAGCAGGGGTAAATCCCTGAATATGTTTTGTATGCTTCCCAGCAATCCCTCCATATTTCCTTGAAAGGTTGACGCTGCACCGGTAAGCACAACGTAATCTCCGAGCGTGAGATTCCTGTCTACAATGCGCGCCGCAAGTATACCGATTGCTACCGCATACGCAACGATTTCGGCGACAGTTGTGCCGATGGAAGCCCGTATTTCTGTCCAAATCATTGAGACGGATTCTTCCCGCCATTTACGGTGGTTCGTTCGCCAGCGTCCAAAAAAGCGATCAAAGAGTCCGTAGAGTCTGACCTCCTGTCCAGATGATGAACCGAGGAGTAGACCGATCATGTAATCCATCATACGACGGACAGGTGTTGTATGGTAATCGTAGATGTATTGCTTTTCGGCTGTTTTAACTTTGAACCACGCGGAAGGGATTGCGGGTAACACCACCACAAGCACAAGGAGCGGGTCGGCGATCCAGAGGAGAACACCGTATCCGACGAGGGTTACGCAGAGTTGTCCAATCTCTGTGAGAAACCGCAGAAAATTGGTGAGTCGATGATCCAGTGCCTGTCGCGCCCGTTGTATCAGATCGTAGGTTTGTGGCTGATCGAACAGGGCAAAGTCAATATATGTTGCGGCTTCAATCAAGGCATGTTGTTGATGAACTTTAATACGGTTCTGCATTTTCCATCGCAAGTAACCGTCATAAGTGCCACTTATATTTCTGAGCGTCGCCAAAAGGACGAGTGCAATCACCCAAGGGGCTGCGGTCTCTAAGCTGGGTTCTGCCTCCTGAGCAAGAATGGCTGTGATGAAGTTCACCAGCCCCCGGCTTGCCCAGAGGATACCAATAGGGATAAGTCCGTGGATGAGTGTTAGGAGTGCTTGTGCGATAGCTCCGAATGGACTAACATGCCACGCCACAAAGAAAAAACGGCGCAACGTCTTTACGGCGGACGGACGAGGTTCTGATTCTGTGTTGGGGGGATGTGTGTTGTTGCTATCCATTTTTTCGCTCCACTTGGGTATGCAAGTCATCGCATCTTTTCAGGTGGATTGCAATCTTTTAAACAGATGCTGCTGCCTGACTTAAAATTCATATACAAGTCCAGCACTGATATTAAAGGGAA
This is a stretch of genomic DNA from Candidatus Poribacteria bacterium. It encodes these proteins:
- a CDS encoding ABC transporter ATP-binding protein, with protein sequence MTCIPKWSEKMDSNNTHPPNTESEPRPSAVKTLRRFFFVAWHVSPFGAIAQALLTLIHGLIPIGILWASRGLVNFITAILAQEAEPSLETAAPWVIALVLLATLRNISGTYDGYLRWKMQNRIKVHQQHALIEAATYIDFALFDQPQTYDLIQRARQALDHRLTNFLRFLTEIGQLCVTLVGYGVLLWIADPLLVLVVVLPAIPSAWFKVKTAEKQYIYDYHTTPVRRMMDYMIGLLLGSSSGQEVRLYGLFDRFFGRWRTNHRKWREESVSMIWTEIRASIGTTVAEIVAYAVAIGILAARIVDRNLTLGDYVVLTGAASTFQGNMEGLLGSIQNIFRDLPLLRDLHFFLQRAEKARTQAGTETFPQPLQQGLEVRNLRFRYPEATDDVLQDINFHVRPGEVVSIVGVNGAGKSTLIKLLLGLYQPDDGTIRYDNMNVKSIAPEQIALNCAAVFQDFTRFRRPVREELVPGPPGLHIDDDTLWSVINAVGIEDRFQTLPNGLDTYLDPSLGKDGEGAELSGGEWQKVALARALARNPQVLVLDEPTAALDPQAEVELYQRFVELAAGRMTFLISHRIGSARLADRILVLDAGRIVEDGTHETLLARNGRYAQFFRAQAHWYQ